In a single window of the Nodularia spumigena CCY9414 genome:
- a CDS encoding phytoene desaturase family protein — MKTDYLILGSGLSALVFGSLMAKSGHKVQILEAHEHPGGFGHTFTMAKKYKFNAQLHYVWDCGEGHTVNRVLKKLNLDQDVTFTRYDPNGFDHMRMPGYSLNIPSEPAELIRRLSELFPQNAEQIRKFVWEVQKTSQGIKKLSPPMIPAEIFAHFGEVSSAVMYLNSTLQDVFDKFKLPPAAQTLLALQWPDFLLPPNQVSFYAWVILFTGYQQGAFYPEQHFDHVINSLVKVIEDNGGEILLNQEVTDFQVINKTVTKVKAINRITHQSREFTGENIICNIDPQKAAQMIGVEKFSRKVRQKLNYEYSPSNFMAYCVVKDIDLRDYGFGKWNVFHTSHQDLNEAFYQMYEKNDFSQPSFAITTPSLMTEQPDSPEGCQIIEFLTVANYDYFKQLKDTDVKAYRQKKAEILDAILDVVEKHYIPNIRNHLDFKITGSPTTNERYCWCPKGNSYGSNLTPGNMGIGRLNYQTSLKNLYFCNASSGYPGFAPTFWTGASLYQKLSGDVILPKG, encoded by the coding sequence ATGAAAACAGATTATCTCATCTTAGGTAGTGGCTTGTCAGCATTGGTATTTGGCTCACTGATGGCAAAATCTGGCCATAAAGTTCAAATATTGGAAGCGCATGAACATCCGGGGGGATTTGGCCACACCTTCACGATGGCAAAAAAATATAAATTCAACGCCCAATTACATTATGTTTGGGATTGTGGCGAAGGACATACAGTGAATCGTGTCTTGAAAAAACTCAACTTGGATCAAGATGTCACCTTTACTCGATATGATCCTAACGGTTTTGATCATATGAGAATGCCTGGTTACTCATTAAATATTCCCTCCGAACCCGCAGAGTTAATTCGGCGACTATCTGAACTTTTTCCCCAAAATGCTGAACAAATACGTAAATTTGTCTGGGAAGTGCAAAAAACCAGTCAAGGAATCAAGAAATTATCACCGCCAATGATTCCGGCGGAAATATTCGCACATTTCGGTGAAGTATCCAGTGCTGTAATGTATCTCAACAGTACGCTGCAAGATGTGTTCGACAAATTCAAATTACCGCCAGCAGCGCAAACCCTCTTAGCATTGCAATGGCCTGATTTTTTATTACCTCCAAATCAAGTTTCTTTTTACGCTTGGGTAATTTTATTTACCGGATATCAACAAGGCGCATTCTACCCCGAACAGCACTTTGATCATGTCATCAATTCATTAGTCAAGGTAATTGAAGATAACGGCGGCGAAATTCTGCTAAATCAGGAAGTAACTGATTTTCAAGTTATTAACAAAACTGTCACTAAAGTTAAGGCGATTAATAGAATCACCCATCAAAGCCGTGAATTCACTGGCGAAAACATTATCTGTAATATAGATCCTCAAAAAGCTGCCCAGATGATTGGAGTAGAAAAGTTTTCCAGAAAAGTCCGCCAGAAGCTTAATTATGAATATTCCCCTTCAAATTTCATGGCTTACTGCGTTGTCAAAGATATTGATTTGCGTGACTACGGATTTGGAAAATGGAATGTCTTTCATACCAGTCATCAAGACTTGAATGAAGCATTTTATCAGATGTATGAAAAAAATGATTTTTCTCAGCCTAGTTTTGCCATTACTACACCTTCTTTAATGACAGAGCAGCCAGACAGTCCAGAAGGATGCCAAATCATCGAGTTTTTGACAGTTGCTAATTATGATTATTTTAAACAGCTTAAAGATACCGATGTCAAGGCTTATAGACAGAAAAAAGCCGAAATTTTAGATGCCATTTTAGATGTTGTCGAAAAGCATTATATTCCGAATATTAGAAATCATCTTGACTTTAAAATCACTGGAAGTCCTACCACTAATGAAAGATATTGTTGGTGTCCTAAAGGAAATTCCTATGGTTCAAATCTCACACCTGGCAATATGGGTATTGGTAGACTCAATTACCAAACATCTTTAAAAAATCTCTACTTTTGTAACGCCTCATCTGGCTATCCAGGATTTGCGCCAACATTTTGGACGGGAGCAAGTTTATATCAAAAATTATCAGGTGATGTAATTTTACCAAAAGGCTAA
- a CDS encoding 3'-5' exonuclease, translating into MPYLNSASNIRAKVAEYTNAKTLWIDTEVADYKSRNPRLSLIQVLDDPTDMSGDRVNLLDVLNQPDVVGEFIEQIMINPEIEKVFHNANYDLKFLGKKRAKNITCTLEIAQKIPYYILPLPNYQLKTLATALCRFNYIDKQEQSSDWGRRPLTEGQIEYAYLDCIYLAQVHLQLLELQVASNPDPKTEDLTALDARYSELSENWQLLKSEFEHLQERFKKAMQAQNVMETSVCKLISYERQTVKVPLTELVKLLQNQDVSLDFPITLTQKMQKDLGDNLEKLAVDIDTTTSWRLSTKNQENEDTQE; encoded by the coding sequence ATGCCATACTTAAATTCTGCTAGTAATATTCGTGCCAAAGTCGCTGAATATACCAATGCCAAGACTTTGTGGATTGATACAGAAGTGGCTGATTATAAATCTCGTAATCCTCGACTGTCACTGATTCAGGTATTAGATGATCCTACAGATATGAGTGGCGATCGCGTCAACCTTTTAGATGTGCTGAATCAGCCTGATGTGGTGGGTGAGTTTATTGAGCAAATCATGATTAATCCTGAGATTGAGAAGGTATTTCACAATGCCAATTATGATTTAAAGTTTCTGGGTAAGAAGAGAGCGAAAAATATCACTTGTACTTTAGAAATAGCTCAGAAAATACCCTACTATATTTTACCATTACCTAATTATCAACTGAAAACTTTAGCTACTGCACTGTGCAGATTTAATTATATTGATAAACAGGAACAAAGTAGTGATTGGGGGAGAAGACCTTTAACTGAAGGGCAGATAGAATATGCTTATTTAGATTGTATTTATCTGGCTCAAGTACATTTGCAGTTATTAGAATTACAAGTAGCAAGTAACCCAGACCCCAAAACAGAAGATTTAACCGCTCTGGATGCCAGATATTCAGAATTGTCAGAAAATTGGCAGTTATTAAAGTCAGAATTTGAGCATTTACAAGAACGCTTTAAAAAAGCGATGCAGGCTCAAAATGTCATGGAAACTTCTGTTTGTAAGTTAATTAGTTATGAGCGTCAAACTGTAAAAGTGCCATTGACAGAATTAGTTAAACTGCTACAAAACCAAGATGTGAGTTTAGATTTCCCCATTACATTGACTCAGAAAATGCAAAAAGATTTAGGTGATAATTTGGAGAAATTAGCTGTAGATATTGACACAACGACATCTTGGCGACTGTCTACCAAGAATCAAGAAAATGAAGATACGCAGGAGTGA
- a CDS encoding FAD-dependent oxidoreductase, which produces MKIAIIGGGASGMVTAYLLNKNGHEVTVLEKQPILGGHIRTLNKNVQPNQLNCDQTLECGVLEFPLVFHNFIKLMQELEVELEAVDIGSALFLQDGRRFLSALLIRKNCTGIQSLIELFKLNTLYAGAAKLWRKTHFIPKENLFNQPISQYLPNQCIRNDWLKLLAMYSYSMPFELIDNCPVELVIPTLRDYIFVKWVRIKGGVYSYIEKILARFQGNIWLNVKVSGISRQNNAVQINLSDGVTHLFDKVVLATPPDQVMQLLSDPTNAEIKRFSAWQKNQAKTVIHTDTSIYNRQGIKQPGEFDFFQTEQGWGYNAYLNQLCGITSPPEYNLAFNLDNLIAEDKILHIQSHHTPLYTVESFKYRNEIISNNGENNTYHAGAYLADGLHEGAIISAIRVAQLIRNS; this is translated from the coding sequence ATGAAAATAGCAATTATTGGAGGCGGAGCTAGCGGTATGGTGACAGCATACCTGCTCAATAAAAATGGTCATGAAGTCACAGTTTTAGAAAAACAACCGATTTTAGGTGGACATATTCGGACATTAAATAAAAACGTTCAACCCAATCAATTAAACTGTGATCAGACTTTAGAATGTGGTGTACTGGAATTTCCTCTTGTATTTCACAACTTTATCAAACTAATGCAAGAGTTAGAAGTAGAGTTAGAAGCCGTTGATATTGGTTCAGCCTTATTTTTGCAAGATGGTCGCCGTTTCCTGTCAGCATTGCTCATCCGCAAAAATTGCACAGGAATACAAAGTTTAATTGAATTGTTTAAACTCAATACTCTTTATGCGGGGGCTGCTAAGTTATGGAGAAAAACCCATTTTATCCCCAAAGAAAATCTTTTTAATCAGCCAATTTCGCAATATTTGCCCAATCAGTGTATCCGAAATGATTGGCTAAAACTATTAGCAATGTACAGCTATTCTATGCCCTTTGAGTTAATTGATAATTGTCCGGTAGAATTGGTAATTCCTACACTGCGAGACTATATATTTGTCAAGTGGGTGAGGATAAAAGGCGGAGTGTATTCCTATATTGAAAAAATCTTAGCACGCTTTCAGGGAAATATTTGGCTCAACGTAAAAGTTTCAGGAATTAGCAGACAAAATAATGCAGTTCAAATTAATTTATCTGATGGGGTGACGCATCTTTTCGACAAAGTAGTTTTAGCAACCCCACCTGATCAGGTAATGCAATTATTATCAGACCCCACAAATGCAGAAATTAAAAGATTTTCAGCCTGGCAAAAAAACCAAGCCAAAACAGTTATACATACCGACACTTCAATATATAATAGACAGGGCATCAAACAACCAGGGGAATTTGATTTTTTCCAAACAGAACAAGGATGGGGATATAACGCTTACCTCAACCAGTTGTGCGGAATAACATCACCTCCTGAATACAACTTAGCCTTTAACCTAGATAATCTCATCGCCGAAGATAAAATTCTGCACATACAGTCACACCACACCCCCCTATACACAGTAGAATCATTCAAATACAGAAACGAAATTATCAGCAACAACGGTGAAAACAACACCTACCATGCGGGAGCGTACCTTGCAGACGGATTACATGAAGGAGCCATCATATCTGCAATACGAGTTGCTCAATTAATTCGTAATTCGTAA